One genomic region from Methanocaldococcus fervens AG86 encodes:
- the gatA gene encoding Asp-tRNA(Asn)/Glu-tRNA(Gln) amidotransferase subunit GatA, protein MIVEKVEEYLDRIEKINKDINALIEVKPEKVLEEAKKLEKDEKAKKKPLYGKIIAVKANINVEDYTISCASKTLENYVAPYDATVIEKIKENGGLIIGIANMDEFACGSSGETSYFGPTKNPRAKDRIPGGSSSGSAAAVAADLCDMALGSDTGGSIRNPASHCGVVGFKPSYGVVSRYGLCDLAMSFDQIGPLTKTAEDALLLTNVIKGKDVRDTTTVETEEFVKRDIKGFKVGVVKEFMEVTDEKIRDKIENGIEVFKDLGCEIVELSYKYIDLALPTYYLINYVEFFSATRRYDGRKYGYKIEEVCGEEVLRRIMIGSMISQKEYSGKYYKNALKARNLMKNEMIKIMKDVDIIVGATVPKLPHKLGEKLTPMEMYSYDVLTVPANICGLCAGVVPCGDINGIPVGLQIQGKPFEDEKVLSAMIAFEKAMQ, encoded by the coding sequence ATGATTGTTGAAAAAGTAGAAGAATATTTAGATAGAATAGAAAAAATTAACAAAGATATAAACGCTCTAATTGAGGTAAAGCCAGAAAAAGTTTTAGAAGAGGCAAAAAAATTAGAAAAAGATGAAAAAGCTAAGAAAAAACCATTATATGGAAAGATTATTGCAGTCAAGGCAAACATAAACGTTGAAGATTATACAATCTCATGTGCATCAAAAACTTTAGAAAACTATGTAGCCCCTTACGATGCTACAGTTATAGAAAAAATAAAGGAAAATGGCGGTTTAATTATAGGCATTGCTAATATGGATGAATTTGCATGTGGAAGTAGTGGAGAAACATCTTATTTTGGGCCTACAAAAAACCCAAGAGCAAAAGACAGAATACCTGGAGGTAGCTCTTCAGGAAGTGCCGCTGCCGTTGCTGCTGATTTATGCGATATGGCTTTAGGTAGCGATACTGGAGGAAGTATAAGAAACCCTGCTTCACACTGCGGAGTTGTAGGTTTTAAGCCAAGTTATGGAGTTGTTAGTAGGTATGGATTGTGCGATTTGGCAATGAGTTTTGACCAAATAGGTCCTTTAACAAAAACAGCTGAAGATGCTTTATTATTAACAAATGTAATTAAAGGAAAAGATGTTAGAGACACAACAACAGTGGAAACAGAAGAATTTGTAAAGAGAGATATTAAGGGCTTTAAAGTTGGAGTTGTTAAGGAGTTTATGGAAGTTACCGACGAAAAGATTAGGGATAAAATAGAGAATGGCATTGAAGTCTTTAAAGATTTAGGCTGTGAAATCGTTGAATTAAGCTATAAATATATTGATTTAGCTTTACCAACCTACTATTTAATTAACTACGTTGAGTTCTTCTCAGCAACGAGAAGATACGATGGAAGAAAATATGGGTATAAAATAGAAGAAGTTTGTGGAGAAGAGGTTTTAAGAAGAATTATGATTGGTTCAATGATTAGTCAGAAAGAATATAGTGGTAAATACTACAAAAACGCTTTAAAAGCAAGGAATTTGATGAAAAACGAGATGATTAAGATTATGAAAGATGTTGATATCATAGTAGGGGCAACAGTTCCTAAATTACCACATAAATTGGGAGAAAAATTAACCCCAATGGAAATGTATAGCTACGACGTTTTAACAGTTCCAGCTAATATTTGTGGTTTATGTGCTGGAGTAGTTCCATGTGGGGATATAAACGGCATTCCTGTTGGCTTACAGATTCAAGGAAAACCATTTGAAGATGAGAAGGTTTTAAGTGCAATGATTGCATTTGAAAAAGCCATGCAGTAA
- a CDS encoding RNA-binding protein: MEIRKRYFLSKKDVKKIKNELNEFFEDVDEIIPKKSNVEIAITDDFEIILVDKEPVAFKKEDKIIPTLKLLLKKLPNRNLVVVDMGAIKFLINGADVMAPGIVDADENINEGDVVFVVDENHKKPICIGIALMDGKEMKEADKGKAIKNLHYVGDKIWNFKG, translated from the coding sequence TTGGAGATAAGGAAAAGATACTTTTTAAGTAAGAAAGATGTTAAAAAAATAAAAAATGAATTAAATGAATTTTTTGAAGATGTTGATGAGATTATTCCAAAAAAGAGTAATGTAGAGATAGCCATAACAGATGATTTTGAGATAATATTAGTTGATAAAGAGCCAGTTGCATTTAAAAAAGAGGATAAAATAATTCCAACATTAAAGTTGTTGCTAAAAAAACTCCCAAACAGGAATTTAGTTGTTGTTGATATGGGGGCAATAAAATTTTTGATAAATGGAGCAGATGTTATGGCTCCTGGAATTGTAGATGCAGATGAAAACATTAATGAAGGAGATGTAGTTTTTGTTGTAGATGAAAATCACAAAAAACCAATATGTATTGGCATTGCCTTAATGGATGGAAAAGAGATGAAAGAAGCTGATAAAGGTAAAGCCATCAAAAACCTTCACTATGTAGGAGACAAGATTTGGAACTTTAAAGGTTGA
- the cofH gene encoding 5-amino-6-(D-ribitylamino)uracil--L-tyrosine 4-hydroxyphenyl transferase CofH, translated as MDIEKFKEKEISKKEALELFEDNENIFELFKFADALRKEEVGDVVTYVVNRNINFTNICVGNCKFCAFRANENDKHAYFLDIDEIAKRAVESKKFGCTEVCIQGGLHPKIDTYYQAEILKAVHEATKPYGDIHIHAFSPMEVYFGAENAGLTIKEALKILKENGLNSMPGTAAEILDDEVRAELCPHKIKTKEWIYIIKEAHKLGIPTTATMMYGHIDNYKHWVNHLFIIKEIQEETNGFTEFVPLSFMHKLAPIYRDGRAKAGATGIEDLKVFAVSRIIFKGLIKNIQASWVKLGKKMVQVALRCGANDVGGTLIEENISRSAGAEHGVYMSVEEIRDMIERVGLIPKQRTTLYKILD; from the coding sequence ATGGACATTGAAAAGTTCAAAGAAAAGGAAATCTCAAAAAAAGAAGCTTTAGAGTTATTTGAAGATAACGAAAATATATTTGAGTTGTTTAAATTTGCCGATGCTTTGAGAAAAGAAGAAGTTGGGGATGTTGTTACATATGTAGTTAATAGAAACATAAACTTCACAAACATATGTGTTGGAAATTGCAAATTTTGCGCTTTTAGGGCTAATGAAAATGACAAACATGCTTATTTTTTAGATATAGATGAAATTGCCAAAAGAGCTGTAGAGTCAAAGAAATTTGGATGTACTGAAGTTTGTATTCAAGGTGGCTTACATCCGAAAATAGACACTTATTATCAGGCAGAGATTTTAAAGGCAGTTCATGAGGCAACAAAACCTTATGGAGATATACACATACATGCATTCTCACCAATGGAAGTATATTTTGGAGCTGAAAATGCCGGCTTAACAATAAAAGAAGCCTTAAAAATTTTAAAGGAGAATGGTCTCAACTCCATGCCGGGAACTGCAGCTGAGATTTTAGACGATGAAGTTAGGGCAGAACTCTGCCCACATAAAATAAAAACTAAAGAATGGATTTACATAATTAAAGAGGCTCATAAATTGGGAATACCAACAACTGCAACCATGATGTATGGGCATATTGACAACTACAAGCATTGGGTAAATCATCTATTTATAATAAAAGAAATTCAGGAAGAAACCAACGGCTTTACAGAATTCGTTCCACTTTCATTTATGCACAAATTAGCTCCAATTTATAGAGATGGACGAGCTAAGGCAGGGGCTACAGGTATTGAAGATTTGAAGGTTTTTGCAGTTAGTAGGATAATATTCAAAGGCTTAATAAAAAATATCCAAGCTTCGTGGGTTAAATTAGGTAAAAAGATGGTCCAAGTTGCTCTAAGATGTGGAGCTAACGACGTTGGAGGAACTTTAATAGAGGAAAACATATCAAGAAGTGCTGGAGCTGAGCATGGCGTTTATATGAGCGTTGAGGAGATCAGGGATATGATTGAAAGAGTTGGATTGATTCCCAAGCAAAGAACTACATTGTATAAAATTTTAGATTAA
- the hisI gene encoding phosphoribosyl-AMP cyclohydrolase, which produces MDKNNIDKIIERLNLKFRNIEGERLILAITCDENKNVLMTAFMNEEALKKTLETGYMHYYSTSRKKLWKKGEESGNTQKLIRFYRDCDGDALLFIVEQKGVACHEGYYSCFHYKIEDEELKVTEEHYKR; this is translated from the coding sequence ATGGATAAAAATAATATAGATAAAATAATCGAGAGATTAAATTTAAAATTTAGAAATATAGAAGGAGAGAGGTTGATTTTAGCAATAACATGTGATGAAAATAAAAATGTGTTGATGACAGCATTTATGAATGAAGAGGCTTTAAAAAAGACATTGGAAACGGGATATATGCACTATTATTCAACAAGTAGGAAAAAATTGTGGAAAAAAGGAGAGGAAAGTGGAAATACACAAAAGTTAATAAGATTTTATAGAGATTGTGATGGAGATGCCTTATTATTTATAGTTGAACAGAAAGGAGTTGCGTGTCACGAAGGCTACTATTCATGCTTCCATTATAAAATAGAGGATGAAGAGCTGAAAGTAACTGAAGAACATTACAAGAGATGA